In Lathyrus oleraceus cultivar Zhongwan6 chromosome 2, CAAS_Psat_ZW6_1.0, whole genome shotgun sequence, the DNA window ggcgctttctggaaaaagcgccctctaaagttgtcaatgtaaagtgtttagagggcgctttctggaaaaagcgccctctaaagttgtcaatgtaaagtgtttagagggcgctttcaggaaaaagcgccctctaaagttgtcaatgtaaagtgtttagagggcgctttctggacaaagcgccctctaaagtgttagttattttaaaaaaaattgtttgaaaaacagtggatatttaattggtaacctgtaaagcgcaaaagtgtaaaattcatattggTAACCTGTAACCTGTAAAgcgcatgctgcaaaagtgtaaaattcatattgatttcatcctttaatccaatgttatacaccattaatccattgatatatacaacatgaatccatttatatacaacattaatcctccatatatacaacattaatatatgattctttgatcaacaatatacaacaacatattcatgatttagtaaaattacaacaacaatatacaacatatatacaacaacagcatacaacaacaacattccatacatatatgtacaacaatatacaacctagctatatgattctttgatcaacaatgaattgacacaattcatccttgatttcatccaaatttgctcttgagtaagttttgtattcctcaaagtactacaattaagagaataaaacatattcatgatttagtaacaaattagatgaaatattcgataatattaaaataaaccctaagttattattccataccattttcgggatgtctatacgattcaacgcaatgatgtctctcataaatctcattacaaaaaatccgcaatcgaccgaattattttgctgaggacactacacagaaaaacaaacaatatatatatagttaatttcttacaaacactattataagcaaaaaaacaaacactattataagcaaaaataagatacttaatatatacctgaactctgatccaggtaatgtccttcctattgcggtatttctttttcaatctaaattttattattgccctaacagaataaaaacgtatattgagatcaatctgacagacataattaaatatacaaatacacacgaatatttaggggaatttcacttacgcgtcaaccgtcttcttcatattcggatatttcgtccaatcacccgataaagaatcgagataatacactatta includes these proteins:
- the LOC127123461 gene encoding ubiquitin-like-specific protease 1; this translates as MYVTLMRGTELCNRFNFIAASRINATLIMNNPTSVKNDLVDRFMAAGDNTTPSLYFLPFNSGNGGHWVLVAMDLSRLIVYYLDSLSGDWTKYPNMKKTVDAAIIKFRLKKKYRNRKDITWIRVQCPQQNNSVDCGFFVMRFMRDIIALNRYRLPI